Proteins co-encoded in one Puntigrus tetrazona isolate hp1 chromosome 20, ASM1883169v1, whole genome shotgun sequence genomic window:
- the cnih3 gene encoding protein cornichon homolog 3 isoform X1, whose amino-acid sequence MFTFAAFCYMLSLVLCASLIFFAIWHITAFDELQADFKVPIDQGNPLHARERLRNIERICCLLRKLVLPEYSIHGLFCIMFLCAQEWLTVGLNIPLLFYNTWSRYFHSPTDTKELLYDPASVMNGDTLKFCQKEAWCKMSFFVLSFFYYLYCQICFLVCAFAIV is encoded by the exons ATGTTCACTTTCGCTGCCTTTTGCTACATGCTTTCCCTTGTCCTCTGTGCTTCTCTCATCTTCTTCGCGATCTGGCAT ATAACAGCCTTTGATGAGCTTCAGGCAGACTTCAAGGTGCCGATCGATCAGGGCAATCCACTTCACGCG CGTGAAAGACTTCGAAATATTGAAAGGATCTGCTGCCTGCTGAGAAAG TTGGTGCTTCCAGAGTACTCTATCCATGGACTCTTCTGTATCATGTTCCTGTGTGCTCAGGAGTGGCTTACTGTAGGCCTGAATATCCCTCTGCTCTTCTACAACACATGGAG CAGGTACTTTCACAGCCCCACAGACACTAAGGAGCTTCTCTACGATCCAGCATCAGTCATGAACGGAGACACACTCAAATTCTGCCAAAAAGAAGCCTGGTGCAAGATGTCCTTCTTTGTCCTCTCTTTCTTCTACTATCTCTATTG CCAAATATGCTTTTTAGTGTGTGCCTTTGCTATAGTATAA
- the cnih3 gene encoding protein cornichon homolog 3 isoform X6: protein MFTFAAFCYMLSLVLCASLIFFAIWHITAFDELQADFKVPIDQGNPLHALVLPEYSIHGLFCIMFLCAQEWLTVGLNIPLLFYNTWRYFHSPTDTKELLYDPASVMNGDTLKFCQKEAWCKMSFFVLSFFYYLYCMIYSLVTS from the exons ATGTTCACTTTCGCTGCCTTTTGCTACATGCTTTCCCTTGTCCTCTGTGCTTCTCTCATCTTCTTCGCGATCTGGCAT ATAACAGCCTTTGATGAGCTTCAGGCAGACTTCAAGGTGCCGATCGATCAGGGCAATCCACTTCACGCG TTGGTGCTTCCAGAGTACTCTATCCATGGACTCTTCTGTATCATGTTCCTGTGTGCTCAGGAGTGGCTTACTGTAGGCCTGAATATCCCTCTGCTCTTCTACAACACATGGAG GTACTTTCACAGCCCCACAGACACTAAGGAGCTTCTCTACGATCCAGCATCAGTCATGAACGGAGACACACTCAAATTCTGCCAAAAAGAAGCCTGGTGCAAGATGTCCTTCTTTGTCCTCTCTTTCTTCTACTATCTCTATTG TATGATCTACTCCTTGGTGACCTCATAA
- the cnih3 gene encoding protein cornichon homolog 3 isoform X2, with the protein MFTFAAFCYMLSLVLCASLIFFAIWHITAFDELQADFKVPIDQGNPLHARERLRNIERICCLLRKLVLPEYSIHGLFCIMFLCAQEWLTVGLNIPLLFYNTWRYFHSPTDTKELLYDPASVMNGDTLKFCQKEAWCKMSFFVLSFFYYLYCQICFLVCAFAIV; encoded by the exons ATGTTCACTTTCGCTGCCTTTTGCTACATGCTTTCCCTTGTCCTCTGTGCTTCTCTCATCTTCTTCGCGATCTGGCAT ATAACAGCCTTTGATGAGCTTCAGGCAGACTTCAAGGTGCCGATCGATCAGGGCAATCCACTTCACGCG CGTGAAAGACTTCGAAATATTGAAAGGATCTGCTGCCTGCTGAGAAAG TTGGTGCTTCCAGAGTACTCTATCCATGGACTCTTCTGTATCATGTTCCTGTGTGCTCAGGAGTGGCTTACTGTAGGCCTGAATATCCCTCTGCTCTTCTACAACACATGGAG GTACTTTCACAGCCCCACAGACACTAAGGAGCTTCTCTACGATCCAGCATCAGTCATGAACGGAGACACACTCAAATTCTGCCAAAAAGAAGCCTGGTGCAAGATGTCCTTCTTTGTCCTCTCTTTCTTCTACTATCTCTATTG CCAAATATGCTTTTTAGTGTGTGCCTTTGCTATAGTATAA
- the LOC122325333 gene encoding spermatogenesis-associated serine-rich protein 1: MSRCGDMKKHTDFGDSFWSFGKEQDFKPHIRHVEPILTECDLDWKSQLRWIPEPRYSDAPFPHIKDVKFPNERKLMRSFPQANSMSASEWSFYPNFGQPKTYHAGKRCFMDGINHTRSMRCISENSLESSMGRKKQATDKCSIYPSTKVRPFLVPEYSPDFYKYESSLRTATFGSRPFVTFKPFIHLKPPTKDINVQCAEKHKSHARDEDIREVKQLSSWRPAPDIYDRTVLLDT, translated from the exons ATGTCACGGTGTGGCGATATGAAGAAACACACCGACTTTGGTGACTCATTCTGGAGTTTTGGAAAAGAGCAAGACTTCAAGCCTCACATTAGACACGTTGAGCCTATTCTCACTGA ATGTGACCTTGACTGGAAATCTCAGTTGCGCTGGATACCTGAACCTAGATACAGTGATGCCCCATTTCCACACATCAAAGACGTGAAGTTTCCCAATGAAAGAAAACTGATGAGATCCTTCCCAC AGGCTAATAGCATGTCTGCATCTGAATGGAGTTTTTATCCAAACTTTGGACAACCCAAGACGTATCATGCTGGAAAGAGATGTTTTATGGATGGCATTAATCATACGAGAAGCATGAGATGCATTTCAGAAAATTCCCTGGAATCATCTATGGGGAGGAAAAAGCAGG CCACAGACAAATGCAGCATCTACCCTTCAACAAAGGTCAGACCATTTCTAGTTCCTGAGTACAGCCCTgacttttataaatatgaatcatCACTGCGCACAGCCACTTTTGG GTCCAGGCCTTTTGTCacatttaaaccatttattCACCTAAAACCACCAACAAAAGATATCAA CGTACAGTGTGCAGAGAAACATAAAAGTCATGCTCGTGATGAGGATATTCGTGAAGTCAAGCAGCTGAGCAGCTGGAGGCCAGCACCAGACATCTATGACAGGACGGTTTTGCTGGACACCTAA
- the cnih3 gene encoding protein cornichon homolog 3 isoform X4 — MFTFAAFCYMLSLVLCASLIFFAIWHITAFDELQADFKVPIDQGNPLHARERLRNIERICCLLRKLVLPEYSIHGLFCIMFLCAQEWLTVGLNIPLLFYNTWRYFHSPTDTKELLYDPASVMNGDTLKFCQKEAWCKMSFFVLSFFYYLYCMIYSLVTS, encoded by the exons ATGTTCACTTTCGCTGCCTTTTGCTACATGCTTTCCCTTGTCCTCTGTGCTTCTCTCATCTTCTTCGCGATCTGGCAT ATAACAGCCTTTGATGAGCTTCAGGCAGACTTCAAGGTGCCGATCGATCAGGGCAATCCACTTCACGCG CGTGAAAGACTTCGAAATATTGAAAGGATCTGCTGCCTGCTGAGAAAG TTGGTGCTTCCAGAGTACTCTATCCATGGACTCTTCTGTATCATGTTCCTGTGTGCTCAGGAGTGGCTTACTGTAGGCCTGAATATCCCTCTGCTCTTCTACAACACATGGAG GTACTTTCACAGCCCCACAGACACTAAGGAGCTTCTCTACGATCCAGCATCAGTCATGAACGGAGACACACTCAAATTCTGCCAAAAAGAAGCCTGGTGCAAGATGTCCTTCTTTGTCCTCTCTTTCTTCTACTATCTCTATTG TATGATCTACTCCTTGGTGACCTCATAA
- the cnih3 gene encoding protein cornichon homolog 3 isoform X3 has product MFTFAAFCYMLSLVLCASLIFFAIWHITAFDELQADFKVPIDQGNPLHARERLRNIERICCLLRKLVLPEYSIHGLFCIMFLCAQEWLTVGLNIPLLFYNTWSRYFHSPTDTKELLYDPASVMNGDTLKFCQKEAWCKMSFFVLSFFYYLYCMIYSLVTS; this is encoded by the exons ATGTTCACTTTCGCTGCCTTTTGCTACATGCTTTCCCTTGTCCTCTGTGCTTCTCTCATCTTCTTCGCGATCTGGCAT ATAACAGCCTTTGATGAGCTTCAGGCAGACTTCAAGGTGCCGATCGATCAGGGCAATCCACTTCACGCG CGTGAAAGACTTCGAAATATTGAAAGGATCTGCTGCCTGCTGAGAAAG TTGGTGCTTCCAGAGTACTCTATCCATGGACTCTTCTGTATCATGTTCCTGTGTGCTCAGGAGTGGCTTACTGTAGGCCTGAATATCCCTCTGCTCTTCTACAACACATGGAG CAGGTACTTTCACAGCCCCACAGACACTAAGGAGCTTCTCTACGATCCAGCATCAGTCATGAACGGAGACACACTCAAATTCTGCCAAAAAGAAGCCTGGTGCAAGATGTCCTTCTTTGTCCTCTCTTTCTTCTACTATCTCTATTG TATGATCTACTCCTTGGTGACCTCATAA
- the cnih3 gene encoding protein cornichon homolog 3 isoform X5, which yields MFTFAAFCYMLSLVLCASLIFFAIWHITAFDELQADFKVPIDQGNPLHALVLPEYSIHGLFCIMFLCAQEWLTVGLNIPLLFYNTWSRYFHSPTDTKELLYDPASVMNGDTLKFCQKEAWCKMSFFVLSFFYYLYCQICFLVCAFAIV from the exons ATGTTCACTTTCGCTGCCTTTTGCTACATGCTTTCCCTTGTCCTCTGTGCTTCTCTCATCTTCTTCGCGATCTGGCAT ATAACAGCCTTTGATGAGCTTCAGGCAGACTTCAAGGTGCCGATCGATCAGGGCAATCCACTTCACGCG TTGGTGCTTCCAGAGTACTCTATCCATGGACTCTTCTGTATCATGTTCCTGTGTGCTCAGGAGTGGCTTACTGTAGGCCTGAATATCCCTCTGCTCTTCTACAACACATGGAG CAGGTACTTTCACAGCCCCACAGACACTAAGGAGCTTCTCTACGATCCAGCATCAGTCATGAACGGAGACACACTCAAATTCTGCCAAAAAGAAGCCTGGTGCAAGATGTCCTTCTTTGTCCTCTCTTTCTTCTACTATCTCTATTG CCAAATATGCTTTTTAGTGTGTGCCTTTGCTATAGTATAA